One Panicum virgatum strain AP13 chromosome 9K, P.virgatum_v5, whole genome shotgun sequence genomic region harbors:
- the LOC120650340 gene encoding putative B3 domain-containing protein Os03g0621600 translates to MGKPRKGWREKDASDHWNNQTDDQCKRFFKVLIGDFRKRLVLPDKLALHFRGKIARSIKLESRSGHTFDVQVAKNSGRVVLQSGWESFVSAHGLKMLDFLVFKYDGISRMKVLIFDHSGCEKPLICSVTKNSINGRKRKEESFDISSNYAKVANIISSSCSPFESSGGSTSSEEDEARSIPSCILPRGTSLTNVQNKKLEKKVQAICSEIPIYGCVIKKTNISGRSQNMRFTGEYSDAYLPFMKRTLTLHRHGKSWDVMCHLQVPSGQCKYQKLCKGWKRFARDNNLRVGDLCLFELLETKKYTMTVHVVREFVETET, encoded by the exons ATGGGAAAGCCTCGTAAGGGATGGAGGGAGAAGGATGCAAGTGACCACTGGAATAATCAAACAGATGATCAGTGCAAGCGTTTCTTCAAGGTTCTTATTGGTGATTTCCGTAAAAGATTG GTTTTGCCAGATAAACTTGCGCTACACTTCAGAGGCAAAATAGCAAGAAGTATTAAACTTGAATCCCGTAGTGGCCATACTTTTGATGTTCAAGTTGCAAAGAATTCGGGAAGAGTAGTGCTTCAATCTGGATGGGAGTCGTTTGTTAGTGCCCATGGCTTGAAGATGCTGGACTTTTTGGTATTCAAGTACGATGGGATTTCTCGAATGAAGGTTCTGATCTTTGATCATAGTGGTTGCGAGAAACCACTAATATGTTCTGTCACGAAAAATTCTATTAATGGTAGGAAAAGGAAGGAGGAATCCTTTGACATTTCGAGCAACTATGCTAAGGTTGCAAATATCATTTCATCATCATGCTCCCCATTCGAATCATCAG GAGGTTCGACATCTTCAGAAGAAGATGAAGCGCGTTCTATTCCGAGTTGCATCCTCCCAAGAGGAACCAGCCTTACTAATGTGCAAAATAAGAAACTGGAAAAGAAAGTCCAAGCTATTTGTTCTGAAATCCCTATCTATGGGTGTGTCATTAAGAAGACCAATATTTCTGGACGAAGTCAAAATATG CGCTTCACTGGAGAATATTCTGATGCATATCTTCCATTCATGAAGAGGACGTTGACGCTTCATCGTCATGGCAAGAGTTGGGACGTGATGTGCCACCTTCAGGTTCCAAGTGGCCAATGCAAATACCAAAAGCTTTGCAAAGGGTGGAAACGGTTTGCACGTGACAACAATTTGCGGGTGGGAGATCTCTGCCTCTTCGAGCTACTGGAGACCAAGAAGTACACGATGACTGTGCATGTCGTTCGTGAATTCGTGGAAACTGAGACCTGA